CAAGAAATAAAGCAGACATACGTATTTGGGAGCAATACGATTGACTTCGGAACGATGACCGCACAGGGTATACACGGGACGATTCACCTGACGGATCAGGAAGTGCGGTTACTCAGGATCTTTATTGCAAACCGGGGGAAACCCTTGTCGCGCAAGGTCCTGCTGGAGGTAGGCTGGGGGTATTCCGGTGAGACGACGACACGCACCGTCGATAACTTCATCGTGCGTCTGAGGAAGTACTTTGAGAACGACCCGGAGAATCCGGTCTATTTCAAGAGCATTCGCTCCATTGGGTATATCTTCGACCACCCGTAATGTCTCAGAGGGGTCATCGGAGGGGTCAAGTCTGCTTTTGACTCTTACTGATGTCGCTCTTGATCTCCTCGACACGTCTTTTGAACCCTCTGTCACCCGCCATCTGCTTTTTTGTCCTCTCTATGGCACTGCTCACTGAACTGTATTTCGCCATGCCATACTCCCGCCCGATTATCACCAATCGATCGCCTCTTAAATACCGGGTCAAGTAAATGGCAACATTCCGCGGCTCATTTGTCATTCCCCGCTTGCTTCTCAGCAAACTGTCCTCTGCTACTCCGTATGATTTACAAATGGTTTTCCTGATCGTGTCAATCTCCGGGATGAACATCCGCGTATCGGGAATTTCTTCGTTGATCTTTTTCTCAGCATGCTCACTTTTTAACCATTTGATAAAATTTGTACTGCCGAGCACTGGCGGTATCTTCTTTTGTACAAGAATCTTCGTAAGCTCTTCTTGATCATCATGAGACATAAATCTTCTGAAATCTCTCTTGCTTTCGTTTTTGTCGTGCGAAAATAACGAAAGAACAAAGTCCTTAAACAGCCATCCATAATTTGATGCATCCGACAGATAACCGAGATGGCTGCTCCAGGCATAGTCATCAACGGTAGTGGTCGTACCCGCCCGTACCGGATTCCGATGAATGTAACGCACCAACTCCAGGAGGTAGCTGTCGGCATCCACGAGAATCGCTTTGTATCGGCCTCTGAACAGGGGCCCGTCTTCGTTATGCTTCTTGTTGAATCGCTGCGTATAGATACCATTGATATGCCGCATGCATCGAGACAGATTGGCCTCCGGGGTTTGCACCAAGAGGTGATAATGATTCGGCATGAGGCAGTATGCGGCTACATTGACGTTCCAGAGTTCGCGTGATTCCCTCAGGATGGCAATGAATGAGACATAGTCGTCATCAACTGTAAAGACGGGCTCGCCTCGCCGTCCCCGGTTCATCACATGGTACCACGCATCAGGATACTGGATTCGTAACGGTCTGGCCATAAGCGGTATCTACAGGATTTCAATCTAAGAGTCAAGGGCAGACTTGACCCCTTAATTTGACTTCTTGATCTGCACATATCTCTATGATATTGATTTTGAATATATATGGTATAAAGGGAACAAATGAAAACAATAACGACGCCTGACAAATCAAATTTGCCGATCCGTCACATCGAAGATAAATACCCTCAGTTGTTTGAAGAGATCAGCAAATCAGAGCGGGAAAAATCGGTCATTCTTGATGCCATGACCGAACTCGTCCTCTACCTTGATACGGATTTAAAAGTTATATGGGCCAATAAGGCGATGCATGACGCATTTAACCTGGCGCCCGGCCAATTGAACGGGAAACACTGCTATCTGGCGCTTCATAATAGAAGCAGGGCATGCCGCATTTGCCCTGCTGAAAAGACACTCAAAACCGGTGAACCCCACGAGGTAATCGATATTTCTTCATACAAAAAAAACTGGGTTTTGCGCAGCTATCCCGTACGGGATGAAAAAGGCT
This portion of the Deltaproteobacteria bacterium genome encodes:
- a CDS encoding transposase, which gives rise to MARPLRIQYPDAWYHVMNRGRRGEPVFTVDDDYVSFIAILRESRELWNVNVAAYCLMPNHYHLLVQTPEANLSRCMRHINGIYTQRFNKKHNEDGPLFRGRYKAILVDADSYLLELVRYIHRNPVRAGTTTTVDDYAWSSHLGYLSDASNYGWLFKDFVLSLFSHDKNESKRDFRRFMSHDDQEELTKILVQKKIPPVLGSTNFIKWLKSEHAEKKINEEIPDTRMFIPEIDTIRKTICKSYGVAEDSLLRSKRGMTNEPRNVAIYLTRYLRGDRLVIIGREYGMAKYSSVSSAIERTKKQMAGDRGFKRRVEEIKSDISKSQKQT